A genomic segment from Schistocerca piceifrons isolate TAMUIC-IGC-003096 chromosome 4, iqSchPice1.1, whole genome shotgun sequence encodes:
- the LOC124794754 gene encoding ras-like GTP-binding protein Rho1: MAAIRKKLVIVGDGACGKTCLLIVFSKDQFPEVYVPTVFENYVADIEVDGKQVELALWDTAGQEDYDRLRPLSYPDTDVILMCFSIDSPDSLENIPEKWTPEVKHFCPNVPIILVGNKKDLRSDPHTIKELGKMKQEPVKPAEGRAMAEKINAFAYLECSAKSKEGVREVFETATRAALQVKKKKSGRCRLF; encoded by the coding sequence ATGGCTGCTATTCGTAAGAAACTAGTAATTGTAGGTGATGGTGCATGCGGTAAAACTTGCCTTTTGATTGTGTTTAGCAAGGATCAGTTTCCAGAAGTCTATGTGCCCACAGTATTTGAAAACTACGTAGCCGATATTGAAGTTGACGGCAAACAAGTCGAATTGGCTTTGTGGGATACAGCTGGTCAAGAGGATTATGATAGGCTTCGGCCTTTGTCATATCCAGATACCGATGTTATTCTTATGTGCTTCTCCATCGATTCGCCTGATTCCTTGGAAAATATACCAGAAAAGTGGACTCCAGAAGTAAAACACTTCTGCCCAAACGTTCCTATCATCTTGGTTGGAAACAAGAAAGATCTGAGAAGTGATCCACACACTATCAAGGAGCTTGGTAAAATGAAGCAGGAACCTGTAAAACCAGCAGAAGGAAGGGCCATGGCAGAAAAAATAAATGCATTTGCCTATCTTGAATGTTCTGCAAAAAGCAAGGAAGGAGTACGTGAAGTTTTTGAAACAGCAACAAGAGCCGCTCTTCAAGTCAAGAAGAAGAAATCCGGCAGGTGCAGGCTGTTTTAA